From the Onychostoma macrolepis isolate SWU-2019 chromosome 13, ASM1243209v1, whole genome shotgun sequence genome, the window aattttacaaaaacaatttatGCTTCATGAGCAGATGGATATGTTTGTGAAATTTCAAGTTCAATTGACCAACAGCACTGagcttttatattttacatttttatatgccTGTTGCTAAGCAACCACAGTGATAATCTATCCCATAATTGAGATTATTGGGAAAATTTAGCAACAGAAATATCCTGCATGCAAAATTGGGTGACTTTCCACCATAAAGagattaagttatatattatatatatacatatacatatatatatatatatatatatacacacacacacacacacacgtatatacatatacacatacgtatgtgtgtgtgtgtgtgtgtgtgtgtgtgtgtgtgtgtgtgagtgtgtggatAAGAAGCACCAAAAGCAATAAGGCTAACAAGGTGTAGGTTCATATCTGTTTTGTGCCAGAGGGAACACTTGAGACGGGCAAGAATACGATTTGAGATGACAGTAACACTTATCAAGCTGTacgatttatatttattttctttggaaAATATAACCAGATATTTAGTATGTAAAAACATTTGAGCAGCATTTGACAGAacataagaaaagaaaagaacattttcacacaGTTCCACAGACTTCCACTGAGTCACAAATACAGCCCCTGGAACCCACTATGTCAGTCGGCTTCTTGCATTTTAACATCTTTACAACAAAATGGCAGGAAACTCTCCGGTTCCCCTGGAGGTTCTGCTAAGAAGAGGATGTCCCAAGAGAACAGGAATTCTGAGCAAAACCAAACACTTCACAACACAGCACTGCCGAGGCTTTTTCCAGTAGATACTTTGCTTATTGGGGAAGACAACTTGAGTTTTTGCAGCGTTTTGAAAGGTAATTGTAATGTATCTGTAAATagatatattcatatatatatatatatatagaaatataccATTCTTTCCcacaaatatgaaatatatacaaCAACTTGAACTTAAGCACGTCTGCACTGTCCAAATAATGCTTTCCACAGACGAAGCATCGCAGAAGACGCGCATTATATGGTTTGgcgtttttctttttctttctttttttcattggGATACCACATGTAAACTCTCATGATTAAATACATCCTTTGCATCTTTTGCAGCACATATACCCAAAGACTCACAAAGTCCAACAGACACGCATACGTAACCATGCAACCTGTGAAATCCTCGGCCATATAAAAAGTTTAGATCATCTTCATGTTGACTCGTCTGGGCCCACTTGTTTCTGTAAGTTCTGAGTTTGCGCCTTTCCGCTTTCGTGGGACGTACTGAATGTCCACGCTACCTCTGTGCTTCCCTTTGCCACGGCTCCATgcaaacaacaacaagaaaCAGAACAAGACGACACCCAGGAAGCTGAGGCAGCCCATTGCTGTGGAGACCAGGATGGTGGTGAAGTCCAGCACCACCCTTATGGTGTACTCCTCCGTGCCATTAATCAGGGAACTGTTGTAGTCGGAGTCAAACAGAAAGCTGCGGTTGGCGTAAAGGGCTCTATCCCTGATTCCCGAGCTTTTAACAGCAACAGTGATGGACAGAGTGGCATTGCCCGCTGGGTTCGATGCCACGCACACGTACATGCCGCTATCCTGAGGCTCTGCCATGCGGAACTCCAGCGAGCCATTAGTGTGGACCACCATTCTTCCCGTGCTCTTTGTGGTAATGTGTCGCCTATGCGGTGTCAGCCATGACACAGAAGGTGGTGGAGCACCATCCGCACTGCAGTATAGCCAAGCTCTCTGTCCTTCTTCTGCCTGTGCTGGGTAAGTTGCCATTGAGACAACCTTGGGCTTGGTGCAGATAACGTAGCGAGAGATTTGAGGTTCCATCAGGTCCCTAAGAGGCTTCCCAGCCAAGGGAGCAGGAGCACTACATTCAGGTTGAACATCGCCATACAGCAAAGGTGGAGTCCTCTCCAGGAGCCAGCGTAGACGACAGTCACACACTAATGGGTTCTGGCCAACCAGAAGAGTCTGCAGGGCCTCAGAAGCAGGAAAAACACTCCTCTCAAGCGTGGAGAGACGGTTGTAACAAAGGTCAAGAAGGCGCAGCGAGGAGGCTCCTTGAAAGGCTTGAGGTTCCACACTGAGCAGGTTAGACTTTCGCACACGTACAACTTCCAGCCGGTCCATTCCTCTCAACCACCCTGCTGGCAGGATACGTATACGACTGTAAGACAGGTTGAGATGCGTTAGATACAACAGATGTGTCACCACTGGCACGGACGTCAAGTTGGTGTGGGTAATGGAGAGTGTGCTGAGGTTCAGCCCCTGCAAAGCAGAGGTCGGAAACCCTTCTAACAAAGGCCAGCGGTCCACTTCAAGGTGTTTCAGTCGTGGTAGACCCTTAAATGCGTGTGCCTGAAGCTCCGCGATGCCCAAGTCCCGCAATCGCAGGCTGGTTAGACCGTGTAGATGTGCAAGAGCATGTGTGGGCACTGTGCTCAGGTTGCATCGCTGCAGCGTTAGAGAGCGCAGGGACGCCAGGCCACTGAAGGCCCGTGGGGCGATAAACACTAGCTCATTATCACTCAGCTCTAGCACCCGCAGCCTCCGCTGCTCCTCAAAACCGTAGTCCAGCAGAATAACAAGACGGTTTTGACTGACATCCAGCAGAGTGAGCTCGCTGAGGCCAGCCAGTGCTCCGCGTGGCAACAGAGTCAGCTGATTGCTGCGCAGTCGGAGCGAGCGTAGCCGTGGTTGAGTGCGGAAGCTGCCAGGTTCCACAGATGACAACAGGTTGTTGCTGAGGTCCAGCTCCTCCAGCAACAGCAGCGAGGAGAAGTTCTGTGGCGTCACAATGCGCAGCCGGTTTTTACTAAGGTCCAATGCCCTTGTCTCTATAGGGATGCCTTCAGGCACCTGCACTAACCGCCTGCGATGGCATGACACAGAACGTGTGGGCACAGAGCACTCGCAGCGGGCAGGGCAGGCGTGGGCGGGGCACTGAAACAGGAGGAGTGGCAGGAGGGAGAGCCCCAGAGCACAAGAGAACGGAGAGAACAGCATGGCCACCTACAGAGAGAAAACAGAGACAGAGAAATATGATATAGATGAGAGAGATGGCTGCATGGTTAGTGACTCAAGgtaatgtaaacagccacataCATATACTCTGAGACTATAGGTCATTCTACAAGatcattttcaattaaaattatCGGCTGTGGTATaggcttgttttaaaatgtatttatttttatatatttatttatttattgagagaAACTGGATGTTGATATAATAAAATGAGCACAGTTCAGTTTGTGATTCCAGAAATTTCCAGAACTTACACAGTCTTTTTTAATATACCaaatgaaaatctaaaaaatatatttgataaaaatgtttgaTAGTAAAAGTTGGCAATTATTTCTATACATGCAGTATGTATACAGCATGAGGGACACAAATAAGCCTGTGTTTTGTAGAATGACCCCTGTAATGCACATACATGCACGTCATGTCCTTTGTTCCATCCCAATTTCCCAACACCTCCTCTGTGCAAGACCTCTGCTGATTCTAGCTGATAGGAACCCTGTGGTGCATCGATcgtctctttctctgtctctcatacacacacacacacacacacacacacacagctttcaGAAAGACATCTCCAAACATGCCATAACCATGGAAACCCCATGCTCCCTTGGCACAAGTCCTGCTTTGCCAATCG encodes:
- the lingo2b gene encoding leucine-rich repeat and immunoglobulin-like domain-containing nogo receptor-interacting protein 2b, whose product is MLFSPFSCALGLSLLPLLLFQCPAHACPARCECSVPTRSVSCHRRRLVQVPEGIPIETRALDLSKNRLRIVTPQNFSSLLLLEELDLSNNLLSSVEPGSFRTQPRLRSLRLRSNQLTLLPRGALAGLSELTLLDVSQNRLVILLDYGFEEQRRLRVLELSDNELVFIAPRAFSGLASLRSLTLQRCNLSTVPTHALAHLHGLTSLRLRDLGIAELQAHAFKGLPRLKHLEVDRWPLLEGFPTSALQGLNLSTLSITHTNLTSVPVVTHLLYLTHLNLSYSRIRILPAGWLRGMDRLEVVRVRKSNLLSVEPQAFQGASSLRLLDLCYNRLSTLERSVFPASEALQTLLVGQNPLVCDCRLRWLLERTPPLLYGDVQPECSAPAPLAGKPLRDLMEPQISRYVICTKPKVVSMATYPAQAEEGQRAWLYCSADGAPPPSVSWLTPHRRHITTKSTGRMVVHTNGSLEFRMAEPQDSGMYVCVASNPAGNATLSITVAVKSSGIRDRALYANRSFLFDSDYNSSLINGTEEYTIRVVLDFTTILVSTAMGCLSFLGVVLFCFLLLFAWSRGKGKHRGSVDIQYVPRKRKGANSELTETSGPRRVNMKMI